A genome region from Maridesulfovibrio salexigens DSM 2638 includes the following:
- a CDS encoding DsrE family protein — translation MINSACLVVSKPLGVEISALGIRTAWACHQNGFECKLVFAEEGVWCLTDKPGYHNSMIKDFLGEDGEVVCVREDLEKRGIDEDALVDGVELIDADEVAEICEDFETVNYF, via the coding sequence ATGATCAATTCCGCATGTCTGGTCGTATCCAAGCCTCTCGGTGTGGAGATTTCCGCTCTCGGTATCCGTACTGCATGGGCCTGTCACCAGAACGGCTTTGAATGCAAGCTGGTTTTCGCTGAAGAGGGTGTTTGGTGTCTGACTGATAAGCCCGGCTACCACAACTCCATGATCAAGGATTTCCTTGGCGAAGACGGTGAAGTCGTCTGCGTTCGCGAAGACCTTGAGAAGCGCGGCATTGATGAAGATGCGCTGGTGGATGGCGTTGAACTCATTGATGCTGATGAAGTGGCCGAAATTTGTGAAGATTTTGAAACTGTCAACTATTTCTAA
- a CDS encoding amino acid permease: MPSPAKKKLSVFTLSMMTVAAVCSLRGLPMMAREGLSMIFYILFSTLIFLIPASLVAAELGGAFSKESGGVYTWVKAAFGSRWGFTAIWLQWIQNVVWYPTVLGFAAGALAYLFMDPELANSGAYTGAVILVAYWGATFITLAGTDIVSKVTKYGVLLGTVLPGILIIVLGLLWVNMGNPLEFLQVSAAVEAAEKAAGELPHARLFPSINGLGSVAFLAGIILLFAGVEVHAVHANELEDPGKQFPESMFLAAAIIFLLFTLGSLCVAAVIPAHEISLTAGLMQAFKMLLSKFNLSFMTPVIGLLVAFGAIGGVMSWISGPSRGLLHTADQGELPPILAKTNKNGMPINILMIQAVIVSLLAGLYFVMENVSVAFFMISAMTVTLYLVMYIMMYAAAIKLRYTRPDLPRTYKVPGGLVGLCAVAGIGLLGVCFALIVGFFPPTNLKVGNPALYVALVAAGMVVFIGLPLLINALKKPEWKRDR; the protein is encoded by the coding sequence ATGCCAAGTCCTGCGAAAAAAAAGTTGTCGGTGTTTACCCTTTCAATGATGACCGTAGCGGCAGTATGCAGTCTGCGTGGTCTTCCTATGATGGCCCGAGAAGGCTTATCCATGATTTTCTACATCCTGTTTTCCACTCTTATCTTCCTCATTCCAGCCTCACTGGTAGCAGCAGAACTGGGTGGAGCCTTCTCCAAAGAATCGGGAGGAGTCTATACATGGGTAAAAGCAGCCTTCGGTTCCAGATGGGGTTTTACGGCAATCTGGTTACAGTGGATCCAGAATGTTGTCTGGTACCCAACGGTGCTTGGATTTGCCGCAGGAGCACTGGCGTACTTATTTATGGACCCGGAGCTAGCCAACAGCGGCGCATACACCGGTGCCGTAATTCTGGTCGCATACTGGGGGGCAACCTTCATTACTCTTGCCGGAACAGATATTGTCAGCAAGGTAACCAAGTACGGAGTCCTGCTGGGAACTGTGCTGCCGGGAATCCTGATCATTGTGCTCGGACTGCTGTGGGTCAATATGGGCAATCCCCTGGAATTCCTACAGGTATCAGCGGCAGTTGAAGCTGCAGAAAAAGCAGCAGGCGAACTTCCTCACGCAAGGCTCTTTCCAAGCATAAACGGACTTGGAAGTGTAGCCTTCCTTGCCGGTATCATCCTTCTTTTCGCCGGTGTGGAAGTTCATGCGGTTCATGCCAACGAACTTGAAGATCCGGGCAAGCAATTCCCGGAATCCATGTTTCTGGCAGCTGCTATAATCTTCCTGCTTTTTACTCTTGGTTCACTCTGCGTGGCTGCAGTAATTCCGGCTCATGAAATCAGCCTGACAGCGGGTCTCATGCAAGCCTTTAAAATGCTTCTCTCAAAATTCAACCTTAGTTTTATGACTCCGGTAATCGGGCTGCTGGTAGCCTTCGGTGCCATCGGCGGGGTTATGTCATGGATCAGCGGCCCCAGCCGCGGGCTTTTGCATACTGCTGATCAGGGAGAGCTTCCCCCAATACTCGCAAAAACCAACAAGAACGGGATGCCCATCAATATCCTCATGATTCAGGCTGTGATCGTAAGTCTGCTCGCCGGACTGTATTTCGTCATGGAGAATGTCAGCGTGGCCTTTTTCATGATCTCAGCCATGACCGTTACTCTGTATCTGGTTATGTACATCATGATGTATGCTGCAGCCATCAAACTGCGCTATACCCGCCCCGATCTGCCAAGAACCTATAAGGTTCCGGGAGGACTGGTCGGTCTATGTGCTGTTGCCGGAATCGGCCTCTTGGGAGTCTGCTTTGCCCTGATCGTCGGATTCTTCCCGCCCACAAACCTTAAAGTAGGTAATCCGGCACTATATGTCGCACTTGTGGCCGCAGGCATGGTTGTATTTATTGGTCTGCCCTTATTAATAAACGCCTTAAAAAAACCAGAGTGGAAACGGGACCGCTAA
- a CDS encoding DMT family transporter, whose amino-acid sequence MNTGVAATMEVLKFKRDISYAKRGLFWGLLSGIAWGFDGVVLGLAFAIPAFADESLWLLAPLTVAALHDVFCGVWLLLYNWLTGRSKELWRTFKSKPARMVAFGAVFGGPIAMSSYFIGVKFAGAAYVMPITALYPAVASIFAAIFLKEKICLRAWFGLALCVCGGIIIGYTPPEGAIGTEFYIGIIFALLATLGWGVEGVLATSGMDFLDPVVVMNVRQITSSVVFMFIVLPLAGGWYLIGPALTSEVGWVFLAASLSGAITYLYWYLSMNMTGVSRAMALNITYSLWGILFSAIFTEVEITSSLLFGAAVITIGMVMVVGNPKEMINLRNVA is encoded by the coding sequence ATGAACACTGGTGTTGCGGCAACTATGGAGGTCTTGAAGTTTAAACGCGATATTTCGTATGCAAAACGAGGCCTTTTCTGGGGATTGCTATCAGGCATAGCCTGGGGATTTGACGGTGTGGTTCTGGGATTGGCATTTGCAATTCCAGCCTTTGCTGATGAAAGTTTGTGGCTGCTGGCCCCGCTTACTGTGGCTGCCCTCCATGATGTGTTCTGTGGAGTATGGTTGTTGCTCTACAATTGGCTAACCGGCCGCAGCAAAGAGTTGTGGAGAACATTTAAAAGCAAACCAGCACGAATGGTTGCTTTTGGTGCTGTCTTCGGCGGTCCTATCGCAATGTCCAGCTATTTTATTGGAGTTAAATTTGCCGGAGCGGCATATGTGATGCCTATCACCGCCTTATACCCAGCGGTAGCATCAATCTTTGCTGCAATTTTTCTTAAGGAGAAGATTTGCTTAAGGGCATGGTTCGGTCTTGCCTTATGTGTCTGCGGCGGGATCATAATTGGCTATACCCCCCCTGAGGGAGCAATCGGAACTGAATTTTATATCGGGATCATATTCGCATTGCTGGCTACTTTAGGGTGGGGTGTTGAAGGTGTTCTGGCCACTTCCGGAATGGATTTTCTTGATCCTGTTGTCGTTATGAATGTCCGGCAGATTACTTCTTCTGTTGTTTTTATGTTTATCGTACTTCCTCTTGCCGGGGGCTGGTACCTGATTGGTCCGGCACTGACCAGTGAAGTGGGTTGGGTTTTTCTTGCTGCATCCCTCTCTGGTGCGATCACCTACCTGTATTGGTATCTTTCCATGAATATGACCGGGGTGAGCCGGGCAATGGCATTGAATATTACATATTCCCTGTGGGGAATTCTGTTCAGCGCTATTTTTACTGAAGTTGAAATCACCTCTTCCCTGCTTTTCGGAGCGGCAGTGATCACTATTGGCATGGTTATGGTTGTTGGAAATCCAAAAGAAATGATTAACCTGCGTAATGTAGCGTAA
- a CDS encoding alkaline phosphatase family protein — translation MAAKAKRVALLGFDCAIPKRLEALIEEGALPNFKKFKAEGSYMTEGYNMPTVTPPSWATICTGAFPRTHGVEDYYYYNEGESLHFSKCVQAFGSEMLQAQTIWDAWDKAGKKSIVVNYPTSWPSKMENGIMVQGEGLSPAEHRWQIEGYEHKEWLCAESCVATDFYPIGVQARFEEAEGWKNIPEDVEDQEPLEMVIPMEFGHAMDPLKPQTWYGLTWESDDDGYDVFALCPEKDFSKAFFTIKLREWSDVIEHQFPIESDGRIEPGYFRCKLMELSDDADEFKLYISGINGTKGYCAPADALKNVDFNKNIVANDMGFVGHANGIIDDETILELAQFHSEWLTEVLTTLMKDNPDWDLIYMHTHLIDWFYHGFLDKMDSDDEAVREHAYNLERAIYQIEDKYLGKMMEIIPDDALTCLISDHGATPIGPILNTAEALKQAGLTAYEAREGEGNFFDESEGFNYELIPEKSKAVPQRYMFVYVNLKSKYPGGIVEDEDYEKVRNEIIDALYDYKHPETGERPVMCAIPKEDAKVFGMGGDQAGDVVYVLKPEYMAEHGYGFPTGESGCGSLKNVMMWRGPGVKQGFVYDRPRWLADVVPTFCHATGNPVPADTEGAICYQIFEDDK, via the coding sequence ATGGCAGCTAAAGCGAAAAGAGTAGCACTGCTCGGATTTGACTGCGCAATCCCCAAGAGACTCGAAGCTCTTATTGAAGAAGGCGCACTGCCCAACTTTAAAAAGTTCAAGGCCGAAGGCTCTTACATGACTGAAGGGTACAACATGCCCACAGTTACTCCGCCTTCCTGGGCTACCATCTGCACCGGTGCATTCCCCCGCACCCACGGCGTAGAGGACTACTACTATTACAACGAGGGTGAATCCCTTCACTTCTCCAAGTGCGTTCAGGCTTTCGGTTCCGAAATGCTCCAGGCTCAGACTATCTGGGACGCATGGGATAAGGCCGGTAAAAAGTCCATCGTAGTCAACTACCCCACCTCCTGGCCTTCCAAAATGGAAAACGGCATCATGGTTCAGGGTGAAGGTCTTTCCCCTGCTGAACACCGCTGGCAGATCGAAGGTTACGAACACAAGGAATGGCTTTGTGCTGAATCCTGCGTAGCTACCGATTTCTACCCCATCGGCGTTCAGGCTCGTTTCGAAGAAGCAGAAGGCTGGAAGAACATTCCCGAAGATGTTGAAGATCAGGAACCTCTCGAAATGGTTATTCCCATGGAATTCGGCCATGCTATGGATCCCCTCAAGCCCCAGACCTGGTACGGCCTGACTTGGGAATCCGATGATGACGGTTACGATGTCTTCGCTCTTTGTCCTGAAAAAGACTTTTCCAAAGCTTTCTTCACCATCAAGCTGCGTGAGTGGTCTGATGTTATTGAGCACCAGTTCCCCATCGAATCCGATGGACGCATTGAGCCCGGTTACTTCCGTTGTAAACTGATGGAACTTTCCGATGATGCAGATGAGTTCAAACTGTACATTTCCGGCATCAACGGAACTAAAGGTTACTGCGCTCCCGCTGACGCTCTGAAGAACGTAGATTTCAACAAGAACATTGTTGCAAACGACATGGGCTTCGTAGGTCATGCTAACGGAATTATTGATGATGAAACCATTCTTGAGCTGGCTCAGTTCCATTCCGAATGGCTGACCGAAGTTCTGACCACTCTCATGAAGGATAATCCTGATTGGGATCTGATTTACATGCACACCCACCTCATCGACTGGTTCTACCACGGTTTCCTCGACAAGATGGACAGCGATGATGAAGCTGTGCGTGAACATGCCTACAACCTTGAGCGTGCAATCTACCAGATCGAAGATAAATACCTTGGCAAGATGATGGAAATTATCCCTGATGATGCCCTGACCTGCCTGATCTCCGACCACGGTGCAACCCCCATCGGCCCGATCCTCAACACTGCAGAAGCACTGAAACAGGCTGGCCTGACTGCTTATGAAGCACGTGAAGGTGAAGGTAACTTCTTTGATGAGTCCGAAGGTTTCAACTACGAACTCATCCCCGAGAAATCCAAAGCTGTTCCCCAGCGTTACATGTTCGTCTACGTAAACCTCAAATCCAAGTACCCCGGCGGTATCGTTGAGGACGAAGATTACGAAAAAGTACGTAACGAAATCATCGATGCACTCTACGACTACAAACACCCCGAAACCGGTGAGCGTCCGGTAATGTGCGCAATCCCCAAAGAAGACGCAAAAGTCTTCGGTATGGGCGGCGATCAGGCCGGTGACGTTGTTTACGTTCTCAAGCCCGAATACATGGCTGAACACGGTTACGGTTTCCCCACCGGTGAGTCCGGATGCGGTTCTCTGAAAAACGTCATGATGTGGCGTGGACCCGGCGTAAAGCAGGGCTTTGTTTACGACCGTCCCCGTTGGCTGGCTGACGTTGTTCCTACCTTCTGCCACGCAACCGGCAACCCGGTTCCCGCAGATACCGAAGGTGCAATCTGCTACCAGATCTTCGAAGACGATAAGTAA
- a CDS encoding BCCT family transporter, producing MATNGKGEGADLRPDLKILVPATLVLLGIIACSILFTETSEKVLKAAYGAFAHNTGTIYLWVTVGMMLLCAFFMFSNYGNIKFGAEDEEPEFNNFSWIAMMFCSGVAGAVMFWSIVEPLFNLAYPPKFAEPLSRESFEWAMSYVLLHWGPVTWPWYMVTALPICYMFYKRKKPVLRISAAAEPILGEKVNGGIGKGIEIFFIIGLMFSNAAVMGVSVPIVNHALAKTLGTEPSFTMEMIILAVSAVIFTASVSMGLKKGIKILSDTNVVIALSMVFFCLVAGPTVFIMDNFTNSFGNMVGNFWEMIFWTDPYTDGTFPQDWTIFYALWMASYGPFMGLFIARISRGRTVRNVVGMGLAGGIAGSYMIHAVFGGYTMWAQLNGVVDAVSVLKASGGPAALVSVLSTLPAGHFVLIGYCVFSTIFLATSVDSCAYVISCSATTKLVPGHEPTRGHRFYWAAVQAGLALAAITLGGLGPVKIFANFAGALMLIPIGFAVAAWFKMVKEDNALLMCCKPKK from the coding sequence ATGGCTACAAATGGTAAAGGCGAAGGGGCGGACCTTCGACCTGATTTAAAAATCCTTGTCCCGGCTACGCTGGTGCTTCTTGGCATCATCGCTTGTTCTATTCTTTTCACCGAGACAAGTGAAAAAGTTCTCAAGGCGGCATATGGCGCTTTTGCTCATAATACCGGAACCATATATCTGTGGGTAACCGTTGGTATGATGCTCCTGTGCGCTTTTTTTATGTTTTCCAATTACGGTAACATCAAATTCGGCGCAGAAGATGAAGAACCAGAGTTTAACAACTTCTCATGGATTGCTATGATGTTCTGCTCCGGTGTTGCCGGTGCGGTTATGTTCTGGTCGATTGTTGAGCCTTTGTTCAACCTGGCTTACCCTCCTAAATTCGCTGAACCCCTGAGCAGGGAGTCTTTTGAGTGGGCAATGTCCTACGTCCTGCTGCACTGGGGGCCTGTAACCTGGCCTTGGTACATGGTTACCGCTCTGCCCATCTGCTACATGTTCTACAAACGCAAAAAGCCTGTTCTCCGTATCAGTGCAGCAGCAGAGCCTATTCTCGGTGAGAAAGTAAACGGCGGCATCGGCAAGGGAATCGAGATTTTCTTCATCATCGGTCTCATGTTTTCCAATGCCGCGGTTATGGGTGTTTCCGTACCCATCGTAAACCATGCGCTGGCTAAGACTCTCGGTACTGAGCCCAGCTTCACCATGGAAATGATCATCCTTGCAGTCAGTGCAGTTATCTTCACAGCCAGTGTTTCCATGGGCTTGAAGAAAGGTATTAAGATCCTTTCCGATACAAACGTTGTTATTGCTCTGTCCATGGTCTTTTTCTGCCTCGTGGCAGGTCCCACTGTTTTCATCATGGATAACTTCACCAACTCCTTCGGGAACATGGTGGGCAACTTCTGGGAAATGATCTTCTGGACCGATCCTTACACAGACGGAACCTTTCCTCAGGACTGGACTATCTTCTATGCTCTGTGGATGGCATCCTATGGTCCTTTCATGGGCCTGTTCATTGCCCGCATCTCTCGCGGACGTACTGTAAGAAACGTTGTCGGCATGGGTCTGGCTGGCGGTATTGCCGGTTCCTACATGATCCACGCTGTATTCGGTGGCTACACCATGTGGGCTCAGCTCAACGGTGTTGTTGATGCTGTAAGCGTTCTCAAAGCAAGCGGTGGTCCTGCTGCTCTTGTTTCTGTATTGAGCACCCTGCCTGCAGGCCACTTCGTACTCATCGGTTACTGCGTCTTTTCCACCATCTTCCTGGCAACCAGTGTAGACTCCTGCGCATACGTAATTTCTTGCTCAGCGACTACCAAGCTGGTTCCCGGACACGAACCCACCCGCGGTCACCGTTTTTACTGGGCTGCCGTTCAGGCCGGTCTGGCACTTGCGGCGATTACCCTAGGCGGTCTTGGACCGGTTAAGATCTTCGCGAACTTCGCCGGGGCTCTTATGCTTATCCCCATCGGATTTGCTGTAGCCGCATGGTTCAAGATGGTTAAGGAAGATAACGCGCTGCTAATGTGTTGCAAACCTAAGAAATAA
- a CDS encoding DsrH/TusB family sulfur metabolism protein, translated as MLFFVNKPEEKVLERIALVGGDEDKALLLVGDAAVLGTAHWEEKLEDMDVEDIYVAKDAVDARNIELSDNCEVVDYAQMVDLLLGSDEKVVSL; from the coding sequence ATGCTCTTTTTCGTAAATAAGCCGGAAGAGAAAGTCCTTGAGCGTATTGCGCTTGTCGGCGGAGATGAGGACAAAGCTCTGCTTCTGGTTGGCGATGCCGCAGTACTAGGCACTGCCCACTGGGAAGAAAAACTCGAAGATATGGATGTGGAAGATATCTACGTGGCTAAAGATGCCGTGGATGCCCGCAACATTGAACTCAGCGACAACTGTGAAGTAGTGGACTACGCCCAAATGGTCGACCTGCTGCTGGGCAGCGATGAAAAAGTCGTTTCACTTTAA
- a CDS encoding OsmC family protein: protein MSRVEFERLDENRDCFKVGAKAVPEIIMDFSSITPEERNQESMGSRMLGVAALACYTNTFVNALERNGAEVKSMTGSAEASKDKDEVMRTRYTELEITIEVGLDEKDREIFETVKDNMLNGSLLTYSLEEGMEVDYNLSMKAV, encoded by the coding sequence ATGTCCAGAGTAGAATTCGAACGTCTTGATGAAAACCGCGATTGTTTCAAAGTGGGTGCTAAAGCTGTTCCTGAAATCATCATGGATTTCTCCAGCATTACCCCTGAAGAACGCAATCAGGAGAGCATGGGTTCCCGCATGCTCGGTGTTGCCGCTCTTGCCTGTTACACCAACACCTTTGTCAATGCTCTCGAGCGTAACGGCGCTGAAGTAAAGTCCATGACCGGTTCTGCTGAAGCCAGCAAGGACAAAGACGAAGTCATGCGTACCCGTTACACCGAACTGGAAATTACTATCGAAGTAGGTCTTGACGAGAAGGACCGCGAAATTTTCGAAACAGTAAAAGACAATATGCTCAACGGTTCCCTGCTGACTTATTCCCTCGAGGAAGGCATGGAAGTTGACTACAACCTGTCCATGAAGGCCGTTTAA
- a CDS encoding DMT family transporter, with translation MKWSEFKKTEKAGYIFIVLGILNWSGNFVAARGLAGTIDPATLNLLRWVLATLIFLPFGIKAFMKERHLVARYWKELSVIALCGISLYDTLVFIAGATSEALNMSLISTMSPLLTALIAQFFLKEKLKPSMYAGIAVSTFGVALLVTDGSLEALLHMRLAKGDLLILCTAMMSAIYNTVVNKVAGKISQTTLLMSCCLFGTLYIIPLYFWETGGQIVMPEFTYNLVVSLIYLSVFASILCYLFWNMAVEAIGASKAALFYYTLPPASAVVAWFVIHEPVNMNQVFSGMIILAGIIFALYGGSLNFMRRKAHNYG, from the coding sequence ATGAAGTGGAGTGAATTCAAAAAAACAGAGAAAGCCGGATATATATTTATTGTTCTTGGTATTCTTAACTGGAGCGGTAACTTTGTTGCTGCACGTGGACTGGCTGGAACGATTGATCCCGCAACTCTCAACCTGCTGCGCTGGGTGTTGGCCACGCTTATTTTCCTTCCCTTTGGAATCAAAGCTTTTATGAAAGAGCGTCATCTTGTTGCCCGCTATTGGAAAGAGCTTTCCGTCATCGCTCTTTGCGGCATCTCCCTTTATGACACTCTTGTTTTTATTGCCGGAGCAACTTCCGAAGCGTTGAATATGTCCCTTATTTCAACCATGTCACCGCTTCTCACCGCTTTAATTGCTCAATTTTTTTTGAAGGAAAAGCTCAAGCCGAGCATGTATGCGGGGATTGCCGTCAGTACTTTCGGAGTTGCCCTGTTAGTGACTGACGGTAGTCTCGAAGCATTACTGCATATGCGTCTTGCCAAGGGAGATCTTCTTATCCTGTGTACAGCAATGATGTCAGCTATTTACAACACTGTTGTGAACAAAGTAGCCGGAAAGATCAGCCAGACAACCTTGCTCATGTCCTGCTGCCTGTTCGGAACCCTGTACATTATTCCGCTGTATTTCTGGGAAACCGGTGGTCAGATCGTGATGCCCGAGTTTACCTACAACCTTGTGGTGTCTCTGATTTATCTCTCTGTGTTCGCTTCAATCCTCTGCTATCTGTTCTGGAATATGGCAGTTGAGGCCATAGGAGCTTCTAAAGCGGCCTTGTTTTATTATACTTTGCCTCCGGCCAGTGCGGTGGTGGCCTGGTTTGTTATTCATGAACCGGTGAACATGAATCAGGTTTTCAGCGGCATGATAATTCTTGCCGGAATCATCTTTGCTTTATATGGTGGCTCACTAAATTTTATGAGGCGAAAGGCACATAACTATGGATAA
- a CDS encoding YitT family protein, whose amino-acid sequence MDNKIRQISDSLAWNIFLMGVGAFVFIVGYNGIAAHHNFVPGALYGFAVVMQKISPELSLSRWYLLLNIPLFILAWKGVSRRFFFLNLLTMSLVTFMTSYVHLDLGIHNEMYAAIASGAIMGAGCGIILRTYGGGGGLDVVAVILNQRYGIRFGAFYFAVNAVVMGFALSRYTPDKVIASLVMIFISSVLTEYVLSLLNQRKAVRIISRKSDLIVHELTRNKKMHATIIPGKGGYSGERIDMVYSITDNLRLRSLEQVVFDIDPEAIFVVENTFSVIGQNINRRKAY is encoded by the coding sequence ATGGATAATAAAATCAGGCAGATCAGTGACTCCCTGGCTTGGAATATTTTCCTGATGGGAGTAGGGGCATTTGTCTTTATCGTAGGTTACAACGGCATCGCGGCACATCATAATTTTGTGCCCGGAGCTCTTTACGGGTTCGCAGTTGTAATGCAGAAAATATCACCGGAACTTTCTTTGTCCCGGTGGTATTTGCTTCTGAATATCCCGCTGTTCATTCTGGCGTGGAAAGGAGTCAGCCGCAGGTTCTTTTTTCTTAACCTGCTGACCATGAGTCTGGTTACGTTTATGACTTCCTATGTGCATCTTGATCTCGGTATCCATAACGAGATGTATGCGGCTATAGCTTCCGGTGCCATCATGGGGGCGGGATGTGGGATCATCCTGAGAACCTATGGTGGTGGAGGCGGACTTGATGTTGTGGCGGTTATTCTTAATCAGCGTTACGGGATCAGATTCGGAGCATTCTATTTTGCTGTCAATGCAGTTGTTATGGGCTTTGCATTGAGCAGATATACTCCGGACAAAGTCATTGCCTCGCTGGTAATGATCTTTATCAGTTCGGTTCTGACCGAATACGTACTCTCTCTTTTAAACCAGCGTAAGGCTGTGCGCATTATTTCACGCAAGTCGGACCTCATTGTTCATGAGCTGACCCGGAATAAAAAGATGCATGCAACCATAATTCCCGGCAAGGGAGGCTATTCCGGTGAACGCATCGATATGGTCTACTCCATTACCGATAACCTGCGTTTGCGTTCCCTTGAGCAGGTGGTTTTTGACATCGATCCTGAAGCTATTTTTGTTGTTGAGAATACTTTCAGTGTCATCGGTCAGAATATCAACAGGCGCAAGGCTTATTAA
- a CDS encoding sigma 54-interacting transcriptional regulator, producing the protein MNKPTYDELFEKCSSFEEQIKAFKVTEKELQESKLQLTRLFNNLPGMVYRCSLDDNMHPTLDFVSKGCSDLFGVVPEFFTDQHTNVMETLAHPDDLSSMRTEQNAAILNRRPYKLLYRVCLDSDRRKWIWDQGECLYDEDGKATYLEGIMIDISAQKLREYELLQENQNLRGTLEDRFRFGAIIGKSNGMREVFKLIMKAAKRDSNVIIFGETGTGKDLVAQTIHEQSGSEGAYVPVNCGAIPSNLMESEFFGHKKGAFSGATSDRQGYLAAADGGTLFLDEVGEIDLALQVKLLRALESRLYTPVGGTEPQSSNFRLIAATNRDLSELVRQGLMRSDFFFRLHVLPIHVPPLRERVEDLPLLINEFMARYLGRTDSLPRIPGKIRAAMDHHHWPGNVRELQNVLERYLTFGEMVFSDLGIHTPEAGPDVGEAVKLFESGSTFSEAVESFERHVLLKALERNHWKKGATAEELGLNMRTMQRKLKKYGL; encoded by the coding sequence ATGAATAAACCTACATATGATGAGCTGTTTGAAAAATGTTCTAGTTTCGAAGAGCAGATTAAAGCTTTTAAGGTAACTGAGAAGGAACTTCAGGAAAGTAAACTTCAGTTGACCCGGCTTTTTAACAATCTTCCGGGTATGGTTTACCGCTGTTCTCTTGACGATAATATGCACCCTACACTCGATTTCGTCAGTAAGGGGTGCAGCGATCTTTTTGGAGTTGTTCCAGAGTTTTTTACAGATCAGCACACCAACGTAATGGAAACTCTGGCTCATCCGGATGATCTGTCTTCCATGCGCACGGAGCAGAATGCCGCAATTCTGAATCGTCGTCCCTACAAGCTGCTTTATCGCGTCTGCCTCGATTCCGACCGTCGTAAATGGATTTGGGATCAGGGTGAATGCCTTTATGATGAAGATGGTAAGGCTACCTATCTTGAAGGGATCATGATTGATATCAGTGCCCAGAAGCTGCGTGAATACGAACTCCTGCAGGAAAACCAGAATTTACGCGGAACTCTGGAAGATCGTTTCAGGTTCGGGGCCATCATCGGTAAGAGTAACGGCATGCGTGAAGTCTTCAAGCTTATTATGAAGGCTGCCAAGCGCGATTCCAATGTGATCATTTTTGGTGAAACCGGAACAGGTAAGGACCTGGTAGCCCAGACTATCCACGAACAGAGCGGGTCTGAGGGGGCCTATGTTCCTGTTAACTGTGGGGCTATTCCTTCCAACCTAATGGAAAGTGAATTCTTCGGTCACAAAAAAGGGGCTTTCTCCGGCGCGACATCAGACCGTCAGGGATATCTTGCGGCCGCTGATGGCGGAACCCTGTTTCTGGATGAAGTAGGGGAGATTGATCTGGCTTTGCAGGTAAAGCTGCTGCGTGCCCTTGAGAGCAGGTTGTATACTCCTGTGGGCGGAACCGAACCTCAGTCATCAAATTTCAGGCTGATTGCCGCTACCAACCGGGATCTGAGCGAATTGGTCCGGCAGGGGCTGATGCGCTCTGACTTTTTCTTCCGTCTCCACGTTCTGCCGATCCATGTTCCTCCTTTGCGGGAGAGGGTCGAAGACCTGCCGTTGCTAATTAATGAATTTATGGCCCGTTATCTTGGGCGCACTGATTCCTTACCGCGGATTCCCGGTAAAATCAGGGCAGCTATGGATCATCATCATTGGCCCGGAAACGTCCGTGAATTACAGAATGTGCTTGAACGATATCTCACTTTTGGTGAAATGGTTTTCAGTGATCTGGGTATCCATACTCCTGAGGCCGGTCCCGATGTTGGTGAAGCAGTGAAATTGTTCGAATCCGGTTCAACTTTTTCTGAAGCTGTGGAATCTTTTGAAAGGCATGTTCTTCTTAAAGCATTAGAGCGTAATCACTGGAAAAAAGGGGCTACTGCAGAAGAGCTCGGCTTGAATATGCGCACTATGCAGCGGAAATTAAAAAAATACGGACTTTAG
- a CDS encoding DsrE family protein: MSKTLTIMLMSGSAENEDAQFATNLAEAALEKGHKVQMYLFGNAVNISKKEEPIEGDLHIAARLVDHIEPTKNFERVASLIEKGADISTCHTNEHARGIESKEYVEGVKWGDVGGSFTKYLMTSDVLLSVGH, encoded by the coding sequence ATGTCCAAGACTCTGACCATCATGCTTATGTCCGGTTCCGCTGAGAACGAGGATGCACAGTTTGCAACCAACCTCGCAGAAGCGGCCCTTGAGAAAGGGCACAAAGTACAGATGTATCTTTTCGGCAATGCCGTAAATATTTCCAAGAAAGAAGAGCCCATTGAAGGCGATCTGCATATCGCTGCCAGACTTGTTGATCATATCGAGCCTACCAAGAACTTCGAACGCGTGGCCAGTCTGATTGAAAAAGGTGCTGATATTTCCACCTGCCACACCAACGAACATGCTCGCGGCATTGAATCCAAGGAATACGTTGAAGGCGTAAAATGGGGCGATGTCGGCGGTTCTTTCACTAAATATCTGATGACTTCGGACGTTCTTCTGTCCGTGGGCCACTAA